In Nicotiana tabacum cultivar K326 chromosome 21, ASM71507v2, whole genome shotgun sequence, one DNA window encodes the following:
- the LOC107759443 gene encoding uncharacterized protein LOC107759443 → MSYNAPEMRRISSKKMRDIRKYKKSLAPRLRWTPQLHELFIQSVESLGGRNKATPKRILQKMDIKGLKISHVKSHLQMYRNMKEHPSLHVVMPDFNLSSTLLVSKRSSRKQNESGSQFCCKERNSSENNGENIHYNDFQEAEGSISSGMTKEEEQYCEKEINFWPVDNHKYFDPTMENTHINLDLSLS, encoded by the exons ATGTCATATAATGCACCAGAAATGAGAAGAATTAGCTCTAAAAAAATGAGAGATATCAGAAAATACAAGAAATCTTTAGCTCCACGTCTAAGATGGACTCCACAACTTCATGAGCTCTTCATTCAATCTGTTGAAAGCCTTGGTGGAAGAAACA AAGCAACTCCAAAGAGAATTCTGCAGAAGATGGACATAAAGGGATTGAAGATTTCTCATGTTAAGAGCCATCTCCAG ATGTATAGAAACATGAAGGAGCACCCCAGCCTCCATGTTGTGATGCCAGATTTCAATTTGTCTTCGACACT GCTTGTGTCTAAAAGATCGAGTAGAAAGCAGAATGAATCTGGAAGCCAATTCTGTTGCAAAGAAAGAAATTCATCTGAAAACAATGGTGAAAATATTCATTACAATGACTTCCAG GAAGCAGAAGGAAGTATAAGTAGTGGAATGACAAAGGAGGAAGAACAATACTGTGAAAAGGAGATAAATTTTTGGCCTGTGGATAATCATAAATATTTTGACCCTACTATGGAAAACACTCACATTAACCTAGATTTATCTCTCTcttaa